A genomic stretch from Glaciecola nitratireducens FR1064 includes:
- a CDS encoding glutathionylspermidine synthase family protein, with translation MTVAIDANSTTFGTLLGVADGGVCSYSSDYETANEAEYPNRSAYRSYYDGIYMGYKWQCVEFARRWLYVNKGYIFNDVTMAYEIFNLRDVREIHSNTNLPLNAFKNGSQRHPEPGAMLIWDEGGDFEHTGHVAIISEVLPNAIRVVEQNMDFAKWKDGCNYSREISAKIGEQGDYWLHCPPKEGQILGWMLQTDDELHSEHTPEVNTQLYNVQLYEHKTTATNSRPWLNIANEDEAAYVTMMKGHWLSSVKEDFNLYYGISQTAEALLETATDELHGIFMQATDYVLQHPEMLASFGFPPAIIPRIRQSWDNRLNQLITSRFDFALSENGLKVYEYNCDSASCYMEVGKIQGKWAKHLNIKRGEDAGKNLFSDLVAAWKKSDVKGKVHVLQDCDPEEDYHALFMQEAIQTAGIECERVVGLNSLKWNEDGIIVDAAGVPVKWIWKTWAWETALEQLRQEIVDSAEDSFINSPNARTGDTPKLADVLLHKDIMVYEPMWTLIPSNKAILPVLWALFPNHPWLLETSLELTEGLKQKGFVSKPIVGRCGANIQLVDENNQTLAEKGGNFGERDYVYQQLWPLPKVGKYFVQICTFTVAGNYSGSGVRVDPTMIIGKDSDCMALRVQDDD, from the coding sequence ATGACCGTCGCTATTGATGCTAATTCAACGACTTTTGGCACTTTACTTGGTGTCGCTGACGGCGGCGTTTGCTCTTATTCAAGTGATTATGAAACTGCAAACGAAGCTGAATACCCTAATCGCTCAGCCTATAGAAGCTATTATGACGGCATTTATATGGGTTACAAATGGCAATGCGTTGAATTTGCAAGGCGCTGGCTTTACGTGAATAAAGGCTACATATTCAACGATGTAACGATGGCATATGAAATATTTAATCTGCGCGACGTTAGAGAAATTCATAGCAACACAAATCTGCCCTTAAACGCTTTCAAAAATGGTTCGCAGAGACATCCAGAACCTGGCGCTATGTTGATATGGGACGAAGGCGGTGATTTTGAACATACCGGTCATGTCGCTATCATCAGCGAAGTGCTGCCGAATGCGATTAGAGTTGTTGAGCAAAACATGGATTTCGCGAAATGGAAGGATGGCTGCAATTATTCGCGCGAGATAAGTGCAAAAATTGGAGAGCAAGGCGATTATTGGCTGCATTGTCCACCTAAAGAAGGGCAAATTTTAGGCTGGATGCTACAAACAGATGATGAATTGCACAGCGAGCACACACCAGAAGTAAATACACAACTATATAACGTGCAGTTGTACGAACATAAAACGACGGCAACAAATTCGCGCCCTTGGTTAAACATCGCCAATGAAGATGAAGCAGCCTACGTTACGATGATGAAAGGACATTGGTTAAGTTCGGTCAAAGAAGACTTCAATCTTTATTATGGTATTTCACAAACCGCTGAAGCACTACTAGAAACCGCTACCGACGAACTGCATGGTATATTTATGCAGGCAACAGATTATGTACTTCAACACCCCGAAATGCTTGCATCCTTTGGCTTTCCTCCCGCCATCATCCCACGCATTAGGCAGTCGTGGGACAACCGCTTAAACCAGCTTATAACGAGTCGCTTCGATTTTGCCCTTTCAGAAAATGGCTTAAAGGTTTACGAGTACAACTGCGATTCAGCATCTTGTTATATGGAGGTTGGTAAGATTCAAGGAAAATGGGCTAAACACCTCAATATAAAACGAGGAGAAGACGCAGGTAAGAATTTATTCTCTGATCTCGTTGCTGCATGGAAAAAGAGCGATGTGAAAGGCAAGGTTCATGTTCTTCAGGACTGCGATCCCGAAGAGGATTATCACGCATTATTTATGCAAGAAGCAATTCAAACTGCTGGCATAGAGTGCGAACGGGTTGTTGGCCTTAACTCACTTAAGTGGAACGAAGACGGTATTATTGTTGATGCTGCAGGCGTGCCGGTAAAATGGATTTGGAAAACGTGGGCGTGGGAAACCGCGTTGGAGCAGCTTAGACAAGAAATAGTCGACTCTGCAGAAGACAGTTTTATTAACAGTCCAAATGCAAGAACCGGTGATACACCAAAGCTTGCCGATGTGCTGTTGCACAAAGACATTATGGTTTACGAACCAATGTGGACCTTAATTCCCAGCAACAAGGCGATACTTCCAGTGCTATGGGCACTGTTTCCCAATCACCCTTGGTTGCTTGAAACCAGTTTAGAATTGACTGAAGGGCTGAAGCAAAAAGGCTTCGTGTCAAAACCTATCGTTGGTCGCTGCGGGGCTAACATTCAGCTAGTGGATGAAAACAATCAAACCTTAGCAGAAAAAGGCGGCAACTTTGGTGAACGAGATTACGTTTATCAACAGCTCTGGCCCCTTCCAAAAGTCGGAAAATACTTTGTTCAAATATGCACGTTTACAGTAGCAGGAAATTATTCTGGCAGCGGTGTTCGTGTTGATCCTACGATGATTATTGGAAAAGATAGCGACTGCATGGCATTGAGAGTGCAAGACGATGATTGA
- a CDS encoding metalloregulator ArsR/SmtB family transcription factor — MNPCTFFKCLADETRLKSLLLIVQVGETCVCDLMEALDLDQPKTSRHLAQLRRCGILIDERRGKWVFYKLNPDLPQWASDVIVNAAEHNADYISAALQKLVASQSSSISCC, encoded by the coding sequence ATGAATCCTTGTACCTTTTTTAAATGTCTCGCAGACGAGACTCGATTGAAATCACTGCTACTCATTGTCCAAGTAGGTGAGACGTGTGTTTGTGACTTAATGGAGGCACTTGACCTCGATCAACCTAAAACATCTCGTCATTTAGCGCAGCTTCGTAGGTGCGGTATTTTAATTGATGAACGACGTGGTAAATGGGTATTTTACAAGTTAAATCCTGATTTGCCGCAGTGGGCTAGTGATGTCATCGTCAATGCTGCGGAGCATAATGCTGACTATATTAGTGCAGCATTACAAAAATTGGTTGCATCGCAATCTTCCTCTATCTCTTGTTGTTAA
- the arsB gene encoding ACR3 family arsenite efflux transporter → MGLFERYLSVWVGLAIITGIIAGSIVPDAFAVIAELEFAHVNIVIAVLIWLMIYPMMVQIDFSSIKDVGKRPKGLVLTLVINWLVKPFTMAFLGWLFFKVLFADWVDPETATEYIAGMILLGVAPCTAMVFVWSQMTKGDANYTLVQVSINDIIMIFAFAPIAGLLLGVTDITVPWDTLLLSVVLYVLVPLLAGAFTRKVLDNGDDHSKVDKFLSTMKPWSIVGLIATVTLLFGFQADTILSKPEAIVLIAIPLLIQTYGIFAIAYWLAKRMKLPHKIAAPACMIGTSNFFELAVAVAISLFGLHSGAALATVVGVLVEVPVMLSLVWFANRTRHWFT, encoded by the coding sequence ATGGGATTGTTCGAACGCTATTTATCCGTTTGGGTAGGACTTGCGATTATCACAGGCATTATTGCGGGTTCGATTGTACCCGACGCCTTTGCTGTGATTGCAGAGCTGGAATTTGCGCATGTTAATATTGTTATCGCTGTTCTCATTTGGTTAATGATTTATCCGATGATGGTACAAATCGATTTTTCATCAATCAAAGACGTCGGTAAAAGGCCAAAAGGTTTGGTGTTGACGCTGGTGATAAATTGGCTAGTTAAACCATTCACAATGGCTTTTCTTGGTTGGTTATTCTTTAAAGTGTTGTTTGCCGATTGGGTTGATCCTGAAACCGCAACAGAATACATCGCCGGGATGATACTGCTTGGCGTAGCACCTTGCACCGCAATGGTCTTCGTTTGGAGTCAGATGACTAAGGGCGATGCTAACTACACGCTCGTGCAGGTTTCAATTAACGACATCATTATGATTTTCGCCTTCGCTCCAATTGCAGGTTTATTACTCGGCGTTACTGATATTACCGTGCCTTGGGATACACTCTTGCTGTCGGTTGTACTTTATGTGCTGGTGCCTCTGCTAGCCGGAGCCTTCACACGAAAAGTCCTAGATAACGGCGATGACCATTCAAAGGTCGATAAATTTCTGAGCACAATGAAGCCATGGTCTATTGTTGGTTTGATAGCAACGGTAACTTTATTGTTCGGTTTCCAAGCAGACACCATATTATCCAAACCGGAAGCTATCGTGCTAATCGCGATACCGTTGCTGATCCAAACTTACGGGATATTTGCGATTGCTTATTGGTTGGCAAAGCGCATGAAGCTTCCACACAAGATAGCTGCACCCGCTTGTATGATTGGCACATCTAATTTCTTTGAACTCGCGGTTGCAGTTGCGATTTCATTATTTGGTCTGCATTCAGGCGCAGCTCTTGCAACGGTGGTTGGTGTGCTTGTTGAAGTGCCCGTTATGCTGTCGCTTGTATGGTTCGCTAATCGCACAAGACACTGGTTTACATAG
- a CDS encoding alpha-E domain-containing protein gives MLSRVANSLYWLARYLERAENTARLINVNSHLLLDLPTSVKLGWEPIVDILSFRDKFYETYDVADESSVIKFMVVDKEHPGSIVSSISSARENARTLKEIIPREAWEQINELYLFATENSADAFKRRTRYQYLSKIVLANQTITGLLAGTMTHDEAYSFLRIGRNLERADMTTRIIDVRSASLLPDVENESAAFRNIQWMGVLKSMTAYQMYRREVRVRINREDVLEFLLLESRFPRSLIHAIEEVERCISELPHNREAVDKTRILRTQLVNAKPAQLSQEKLHEFVDDMQAGLIEISDKVTETYF, from the coding sequence ATGTTATCGAGAGTAGCAAACAGCTTATACTGGTTAGCCAGATATTTGGAAAGAGCAGAAAATACTGCGCGTCTAATAAACGTAAATTCTCACTTGTTATTAGACCTTCCCACCAGCGTTAAATTAGGCTGGGAGCCTATCGTTGATATCTTGTCTTTCAGAGACAAATTTTACGAAACTTACGACGTCGCAGACGAAAGCAGCGTAATAAAATTTATGGTCGTTGACAAAGAGCATCCTGGTTCAATTGTTAGCTCCATTTCTTCTGCTCGTGAAAATGCCCGTACCTTGAAGGAAATTATTCCCAGAGAAGCGTGGGAACAAATAAACGAGCTTTACTTGTTTGCAACAGAGAATAGCGCCGATGCGTTTAAACGACGCACAAGATATCAATATTTATCAAAAATTGTACTCGCAAACCAAACAATTACCGGCTTGCTGGCAGGCACAATGACCCATGACGAAGCCTATTCCTTCCTGCGTATTGGACGTAATTTAGAACGCGCAGATATGACAACACGTATCATTGATGTTCGTTCGGCTTCTTTATTGCCAGATGTAGAAAATGAGTCAGCGGCTTTTAGAAACATTCAATGGATGGGTGTACTCAAGTCGATGACGGCTTACCAAATGTACCGACGAGAAGTGCGTGTGCGAATTAACCGTGAGGATGTGCTTGAATTTTTATTATTAGAGTCGCGTTTTCCACGTTCATTAATTCATGCAATCGAGGAAGTGGAGCGCTGTATTTCTGAATTACCGCATAATAGAGAAGCGGTTGATAAAACTCGCATTCTGCGCACTCAATTAGTAAATGCCAAGCCTGCTCAGCTGTCACAAGAAAAGCTGCACGAATTTGTAGACGACATGCAGGCAGGTTTAATTGAAATCAGTGACAAAGTAACAGAAACATATTTTTAA
- the arsH gene encoding arsenical resistance protein ArsH — MSEQQPTLPNIEESAFDIPSTNAMQLSSSTHKPRILLLYGSLRERSFSRLAVEESARLLNAFGAETRIFNPTGLPQPDTEDDSHPKVKELRELMIWSEGQVWCSPERHGAMTGILKSQIDWVPLNMGGVRPTQGKTLAIMQVCGGSQSFNAVNQMRVLGRWMRMVTIPNQSSVAKAFLEFEEDGRMKASPYYNRIVDVMEELMKFTLLLRDNKDYFVDRYSERVETAEQVSQRVNQK, encoded by the coding sequence ATGTCAGAGCAACAACCCACATTACCCAATATTGAAGAGAGCGCTTTCGATATACCATCTACAAACGCTATGCAGCTAAGCTCTTCAACGCATAAACCTCGAATATTGCTTTTATATGGCTCGCTCAGAGAACGTTCATTCAGTCGTCTAGCAGTTGAAGAGAGTGCTCGACTCTTGAATGCCTTTGGTGCAGAAACCCGTATTTTTAATCCGACTGGATTACCTCAACCGGATACAGAAGATGATTCACATCCCAAAGTGAAAGAGTTGCGTGAACTGATGATCTGGTCTGAAGGGCAGGTATGGTGTTCACCCGAGCGTCACGGAGCAATGACCGGAATTCTGAAAAGTCAAATCGATTGGGTGCCATTAAATATGGGAGGCGTGCGTCCTACTCAAGGCAAAACCTTGGCTATTATGCAAGTTTGTGGTGGTTCTCAATCATTCAATGCGGTTAATCAAATGCGTGTTTTAGGTCGTTGGATGAGAATGGTCACTATCCCTAATCAATCTTCCGTTGCAAAAGCATTTTTGGAGTTTGAAGAAGATGGCCGAATGAAAGCATCACCTTATTATAATCGTATTGTGGACGTCATGGAGGAGTTGATGAAATTCACCTTACTGCTGCGTGATAATAAAGACTATTTTGTTGACCGTTATTCCGAGCGAGTAGAAACCGCAGAACAGGTAAGTCAGCGCGTTAACCAAAAGTGA
- a CDS encoding SPFH domain-containing protein, translated as MDILFDYILTVEVAIVVLVLVFLRSSIKFVPQNRAYVIERFGKFQSTKEAGLNFILPFIDRISADRSLKEQAVDVQEQSAITKDNISLMVDGVLYFRVMDPYKATYGVEDYVFAVTQLAQTTMRSELGKMELDKTFEERDILNLNIVTAINQAAGPWGIQVMRYEIKDIIPPGSIMEAMEAQMKAERVKRAQILESEGDRQAAINRAEGEKASVVLAAEGDKSEQILRAQGEASAIVAVAEAQAEALKKVGEAANTDEGQKAIQLDLATRAIEAKKAIAKESSVILLPDSSTEAASVVAQATSIINALSKKGV; from the coding sequence ATGGACATATTGTTTGATTATATCTTGACCGTAGAGGTTGCGATCGTTGTTTTAGTGTTGGTCTTCTTAAGAAGCAGCATTAAATTTGTGCCTCAAAATAGAGCCTACGTCATTGAACGATTTGGTAAGTTTCAGTCGACCAAAGAAGCCGGTCTGAACTTCATTTTACCTTTTATCGACCGTATTTCAGCTGACCGTTCATTGAAAGAACAAGCGGTTGATGTGCAAGAGCAAAGTGCTATCACCAAAGACAACATTTCGTTGATGGTCGACGGTGTTTTATATTTCCGAGTCATGGACCCATACAAAGCAACCTATGGCGTTGAAGATTATGTGTTTGCAGTAACACAGTTAGCGCAAACCACCATGCGCTCTGAATTAGGTAAAATGGAGCTCGACAAGACCTTCGAAGAAAGAGATATATTGAACTTAAATATCGTAACAGCAATTAACCAAGCCGCAGGTCCTTGGGGAATTCAAGTAATGCGATATGAAATTAAAGACATTATCCCGCCGGGCTCCATCATGGAAGCAATGGAAGCGCAAATGAAGGCCGAACGAGTAAAACGTGCGCAAATCCTAGAGTCTGAAGGTGATAGACAGGCTGCTATTAACCGCGCTGAAGGTGAAAAAGCATCGGTAGTACTGGCCGCTGAAGGTGATAAATCAGAACAGATCTTGCGAGCGCAAGGTGAAGCATCAGCAATTGTTGCAGTAGCAGAAGCACAAGCCGAAGCACTCAAGAAAGTAGGTGAAGCCGCGAATACCGACGAAGGTCAAAAAGCTATTCAGCTGGACTTGGCGACTAGAGCAATTGAAGCTAAGAAAGCAATAGCCAAGGAGTCGAGTGTTATTTTGTTACCTGACTCAAGCACTGAGGCGGCATCTGTAGTGGCTCAAGCCACCAGCATTATTAACGCTCTGAGTAAAAAAGGAGTTTAA
- a CDS encoding arsenate reductase ArsC, which produces MKILYICTHNRCRSILSEAITNSIAGDVIDAKSAGSQPVGEVHPLSLKYLMQTGHSIENLQSQSWDDFENFEPDLVVTVCDSAANETCPVYFGNSLQVHWGLTDPSKITGDESEIETAFLVCIDEIIKRVHKLKDIAEQNLNKTELKAALAAVGAN; this is translated from the coding sequence ATGAAAATTCTTTATATTTGTACTCATAATCGATGCCGAAGCATTTTGTCTGAAGCCATCACCAACAGTATCGCGGGTGATGTAATTGACGCGAAAAGTGCGGGCAGCCAACCCGTTGGTGAGGTGCATCCTCTATCGCTAAAGTATCTTATGCAAACGGGTCACTCTATTGAAAATTTGCAAAGCCAGTCTTGGGACGACTTTGAAAACTTTGAGCCAGATCTTGTCGTCACTGTTTGTGATTCTGCTGCTAATGAGACGTGCCCTGTGTATTTTGGCAATAGTTTACAGGTGCATTGGGGTCTGACCGATCCTTCAAAGATAACGGGCGACGAGTCAGAAATAGAAACAGCGTTTTTGGTCTGTATTGACGAAATAATAAAACGCGTCCACAAGCTGAAAGATATTGCGGAACAAAACTTGAATAAAACCGAACTTAAAGCCGCTCTTGCCGCTGTGGGTGCCAATTAA
- the hpf gene encoding ribosome hibernation-promoting factor, HPF/YfiA family, with amino-acid sequence MKINVSGHHCDISESLKEDIEQKFEKIANHFPTLIALDIFVTKEHGEYSVELATKYEGTSIAVKGKNDVMYPAIFQARKKLDAALKHRKGQLKSDLHEKPTVTTPEIAHEIIQDMDLK; translated from the coding sequence ATGAAGATAAATGTTTCAGGTCATCACTGCGATATCTCGGAATCACTTAAAGAGGATATCGAGCAAAAATTCGAAAAAATAGCTAACCATTTTCCTACTCTAATAGCCCTAGATATTTTTGTGACAAAGGAGCACGGCGAGTACAGTGTCGAACTAGCAACCAAATATGAAGGTACTAGCATAGCTGTCAAAGGCAAGAATGACGTAATGTATCCAGCCATTTTTCAAGCTCGGAAGAAGCTAGACGCTGCTCTTAAACATCGAAAAGGTCAATTGAAGAGCGACCTCCATGAAAAGCCCACGGTAACAACACCAGAAATTGCTCACGAAATCATTCAAGACATGGATTTAAAATAA
- a CDS encoding SMP-30/gluconolactonase/LRE family protein — MTHTSTFIDGLYFGESPRWHEGRLWYSDFYDKAIKSADLKGEVKLEVQLDEQPSGLGWMPDGRLLFVCMESLALKRLEKNKLVLHANLSQYSKHLCNDMVVDKHGNAYVGNFGFNLDHELQTRGVADVIASHPKANIVRVTPQGEVSVASGGMSFPNGSVITPDGKTLIVAETLGLRLTAFDILENGELTNRREWAATGARAPDGICMNADGYIWVANAVGNECVLLAEGGEVLQVVNTSQNCYACMLGGDDGKTLFMMTAESSEASIVSASRGGKIEMLKVASPGAGRP, encoded by the coding sequence ATGACGCACACATCTACCTTTATTGACGGACTCTATTTCGGCGAAAGCCCTCGTTGGCATGAAGGCAGACTTTGGTATAGCGATTTTTATGATAAAGCAATTAAATCGGCAGACCTTAAAGGTGAGGTTAAATTAGAAGTGCAGTTGGATGAACAGCCCTCTGGCCTAGGATGGATGCCTGATGGACGATTACTGTTCGTCTGCATGGAGTCACTTGCTTTAAAAAGACTCGAGAAAAATAAGTTGGTTTTGCACGCTAACTTATCTCAATACTCAAAGCATTTATGCAACGACATGGTAGTGGATAAGCACGGTAATGCTTACGTAGGGAACTTTGGCTTTAATCTTGATCACGAATTGCAAACACGCGGTGTAGCCGACGTGATCGCCAGTCATCCAAAAGCCAATATAGTTCGAGTAACTCCGCAAGGAGAGGTTAGCGTTGCGAGTGGCGGTATGAGCTTCCCAAATGGTTCTGTTATTACGCCCGATGGAAAAACACTAATTGTCGCCGAAACCTTAGGTTTGCGATTAACTGCGTTCGATATTCTTGAAAACGGTGAACTCACAAATAGAAGAGAGTGGGCTGCAACTGGTGCCCGAGCACCTGACGGAATTTGCATGAATGCGGATGGCTATATATGGGTAGCAAATGCGGTCGGCAACGAGTGTGTGCTACTCGCCGAGGGTGGTGAAGTCTTACAGGTAGTGAATACGAGTCAAAATTGTTATGCCTGTATGCTGGGCGGAGATGACGGTAAAACTTTGTTTATGATGACGGCAGAGAGTTCTGAAGCATCAATCGTTAGCGCTAGCAGAGGCGGCAAAATAGAGATGTTGAAAGTAGCATCGCCTGGGGCTGGAAGACCTTAG
- a CDS encoding NfeD family protein has translation MEWAASNLIESILIIGIILLIVEIVVLGFSTFFLFFTGLAALATALIMWAGLIPETLHSALISIALFTVVFAALLWRKLSKLQNKVDHKRADSDLIGHTFVLSENVEAALPMKDKPQYQYSGINWYLNAHEDLAKGTLVEVIQADVGSLVIKAKQS, from the coding sequence ATGGAATGGGCTGCTAGCAACTTAATTGAAAGCATACTGATCATCGGCATCATATTACTGATTGTTGAAATTGTCGTGTTGGGTTTTAGCACTTTTTTCCTGTTCTTTACTGGCTTAGCGGCTCTCGCAACAGCCTTGATCATGTGGGCTGGACTGATTCCTGAAACGCTGCATTCGGCCTTAATTTCAATTGCTCTTTTCACTGTAGTGTTTGCTGCTTTACTTTGGAGAAAGCTCTCAAAATTACAGAATAAAGTGGATCACAAGCGGGCTGATTCCGACCTAATTGGACATACATTCGTGTTAAGCGAAAACGTAGAAGCTGCATTGCCAATGAAGGACAAGCCTCAGTATCAGTATTCAGGCATCAACTGGTACTTGAATGCTCATGAGGACTTGGCAAAAGGCACCCTAGTAGAAGTGATTCAGGCTGATGTTGGTTCATTAGTGATCAAAGCTAAACAATCGTAG
- a CDS encoding zinc-binding metallopeptidase family protein — translation MKTFSCQCGNTLYFGNTKCIQCGLFVGFIPDVQQLSAFTKTADDVLLASNNGKQYKPCKNYAIHDVCNWMVEIDDPNECCVSCRLTETIPNLDDTENRRLWFLLEQAKRRFLYSAIKLKLPILSGEEDPKHGLGFDFLQDQTEDRFGNELTIKKFVTTGHSDGLITININEANPAKRIKLREKMNENYRTLLGHFRHESGHYYWDRLIRDTEHLSEFRTLFGDERLDYQEAMNHYYENGPAENWKDVWISAYATMHPWEDWAETWAHYFHMVDTLETANSCNVSIANAEIISLYTATKTHSKLDTEISFSKLYNDWCALTGVINSLNRSMGMDDAYPFVISITALNKLRFVHQIIMELTESS, via the coding sequence TTGAAAACTTTTTCCTGTCAATGTGGAAACACGCTGTATTTTGGCAATACGAAATGTATTCAGTGCGGTCTTTTTGTTGGATTCATTCCTGATGTTCAGCAACTGAGTGCCTTCACCAAAACAGCAGATGACGTTCTGTTAGCTTCTAACAACGGAAAGCAGTACAAGCCCTGTAAAAACTATGCAATACATGATGTATGTAACTGGATGGTAGAAATTGACGATCCTAATGAATGCTGCGTATCGTGCCGCTTAACGGAAACGATACCCAACTTAGACGATACTGAAAATCGCCGTTTGTGGTTCTTATTAGAGCAAGCCAAGCGTCGGTTTTTATATTCCGCTATTAAGTTGAAGCTGCCGATTTTAAGTGGCGAAGAAGACCCTAAACATGGTTTAGGTTTTGATTTTTTACAAGATCAAACTGAAGACCGATTCGGTAATGAGCTCACCATTAAAAAGTTTGTTACAACTGGTCACAGTGATGGTTTAATCACTATCAATATTAACGAAGCAAACCCCGCAAAACGCATTAAGCTTCGTGAAAAGATGAATGAAAATTACAGAACGCTATTAGGCCATTTTCGACATGAGTCAGGTCACTATTATTGGGATAGACTGATACGCGATACCGAGCATTTAAGCGAATTTCGAACGCTCTTTGGTGACGAGCGGCTAGATTACCAAGAAGCAATGAACCATTACTATGAGAATGGTCCAGCTGAAAATTGGAAAGACGTTTGGATTAGTGCATATGCAACCATGCATCCATGGGAAGATTGGGCTGAAACTTGGGCACACTATTTTCATATGGTCGACACACTCGAAACTGCAAATAGTTGCAACGTAAGTATCGCTAACGCAGAAATTATTAGTCTATATACAGCAACCAAAACACACAGTAAATTAGATACCGAAATTAGCTTCAGTAAACTTTATAACGATTGGTGCGCGTTAACTGGTGTCATCAATTCGTTGAATCGAAGTATGGGAATGGATGATGCTTATCCCTTTGTTATTTCGATAACAGCCTTGAATAAGCTCAGGTTTGTGCATCAAATAATTATGGAACTCACAGAATCTTCGTAG
- a CDS encoding circularly permuted type 2 ATP-grasp protein produces the protein MAIRWGNYKVSHLHDELIEKAGKPRDYSKDLCEYLHALSDKEINELKVASESAIHTMGITFRVYHEEEGSIDRAWPFDILPRLIDAKEWVEIEAGLKQRVKALNMFIDDLYNDQKAIKDGVFPADLLKNSKNFLKECKGFSPPHGVWAHICGSDLVRDDTGQVYVLEDNLRVPSGVSYMLENRQVMKRVLPEMFQKYNILPVDDYPSQLYDMLAEMSPRKIEEPEIVVLTPGIYNSAYFEHAYLAQQMGAELVEGTDLVVEDDDCVYMRTINGLARVDVIYRRIDDWFIDPEVFSPDSLLGVKGLIRAWKAGNVALANAPGSGVADDKVVYAYVPQLIEYYLGEKAILPNVPTYKCNNKEERDYVLENIEKMVVKPANESGGYGMLIGPHSDKKEHDKFRKLIKADPRNYVAQPMLILSTAPTMVGTKVEPRHLDLRPFILSGKDVKVTTGGLTRVALVKGSTIVNSSQGGGSKDTWIVQMEEK, from the coding sequence ATGGCAATTCGTTGGGGTAATTACAAAGTTTCACATCTGCACGATGAACTCATTGAGAAAGCGGGCAAACCAAGAGATTATTCAAAAGATTTATGTGAATATCTTCATGCACTTAGCGACAAAGAAATCAATGAACTAAAGGTCGCTTCAGAATCTGCTATCCACACCATGGGCATCACATTCAGGGTTTATCACGAAGAAGAAGGCTCAATTGACAGAGCATGGCCTTTCGACATTCTTCCTCGCTTAATTGATGCTAAAGAATGGGTTGAAATTGAAGCCGGCTTAAAGCAGCGAGTCAAAGCCTTAAACATGTTCATTGACGATCTCTACAACGACCAAAAAGCAATAAAAGATGGTGTTTTCCCCGCTGACTTGCTGAAAAATTCTAAAAACTTCCTGAAGGAATGCAAAGGTTTTAGCCCTCCTCACGGCGTTTGGGCGCACATCTGCGGCTCAGATTTAGTGCGGGATGACACCGGCCAAGTATATGTGCTTGAGGATAATCTGCGAGTGCCTTCCGGCGTTTCGTATATGCTTGAAAACAGACAAGTAATGAAGCGCGTGTTACCAGAAATGTTTCAGAAGTACAATATACTGCCGGTTGACGATTATCCATCGCAGCTGTATGACATGCTAGCTGAAATGTCTCCGCGCAAAATAGAAGAACCTGAAATAGTGGTGCTCACTCCTGGCATCTACAATTCAGCTTATTTTGAACACGCCTATCTTGCACAGCAAATGGGGGCAGAATTAGTTGAAGGAACAGATTTAGTCGTTGAAGACGATGATTGCGTTTACATGCGAACTATCAACGGTTTAGCACGTGTCGACGTTATTTATCGTCGTATTGATGATTGGTTTATTGACCCAGAAGTATTTAGTCCTGACTCTCTCTTGGGCGTCAAAGGCCTTATCAGAGCTTGGAAAGCAGGCAATGTAGCTTTAGCTAATGCACCCGGCTCTGGTGTTGCAGACGATAAAGTTGTATACGCATATGTGCCACAGTTAATTGAGTATTACCTGGGCGAAAAAGCGATTTTACCTAACGTACCAACCTACAAATGCAACAATAAAGAAGAGCGCGACTATGTGCTTGAAAATATTGAAAAAATGGTAGTGAAGCCCGCTAACGAATCAGGTGGCTATGGCATGTTGATTGGGCCTCATTCAGACAAAAAAGAACACGATAAATTTAGAAAGCTGATTAAAGCTGATCCTCGTAACTATGTTGCTCAACCGATGTTAATTCTGTCGACAGCACCGACAATGGTTGGTACGAAGGTCGAGCCCAGACACCTAGATTTACGCCCATTCATTCTATCTGGTAAAGATGTCAAGGTAACAACTGGCGGACTAACACGAGTAGCGTTAGTGAAAGGCTCAACAATTGTTAACTCGTCACAAGGTGGTGGTAGTAAAGACACGTGGATAGTGCAAATGGAGGAGAAATAA